Proteins found in one Micromonospora sp. WMMD1102 genomic segment:
- a CDS encoding DUF488 domain-containing protein yields MTTVEPGLIGVGYEGQTIDRFVAHMLAMGVARLVDVRLTPISRKPGFSKSALSRAIGDVGISYEHRRELGNPKTNRSGFAGAPEELAAARAFFAEQLREPAAVDALDAVAEAGLRELVAVLCFEADQRHCHRDVVLQAAQDRLVRTSGASRRRGC; encoded by the coding sequence GTGACGACCGTCGAGCCAGGCCTGATCGGTGTGGGCTATGAGGGCCAGACCATCGACCGGTTCGTCGCCCACATGCTCGCGATGGGTGTCGCCCGGCTGGTCGACGTGCGCCTGACCCCGATCTCCCGAAAGCCGGGGTTCAGCAAGTCGGCCCTGTCCCGGGCAATCGGCGACGTCGGTATCAGCTACGAGCATCGGCGTGAACTGGGAAACCCGAAGACCAACCGGTCGGGGTTTGCTGGAGCCCCTGAGGAGTTGGCGGCGGCCCGCGCATTTTTTGCGGAACAGCTCCGGGAGCCGGCCGCGGTTGACGCCTTGGACGCCGTCGCCGAGGCGGGCCTGCGTGAACTGGTGGCCGTACTGTGCTTCGAGGCGGACCAGCGGCACTGCCACCGAGATGTGGTGCTCCAGGCGGCTCAGGATCGGCTGGTCAGGACTTCGGGGGCCAGTAGACGCCGAGGATGCTGA
- a CDS encoding MFS transporter, with product MPIRDSVRTRDSALAPLRHRPFRFLAIGRAATMLGNAVAPIALAFAVLDLTGSVRDLGLVVGARSLTHVLFLLFGGVLADRLPRQAVMVVSCTLAAATQAAVAALVLTGTATIPALIALSALNGVLAAFAWPAAAALVPQTVPAELLQSANALNRLGANAAMIGGASLGGVLVAGVGPGWGLAVDAATFALAGLAFAGVRVAPVARRVAAERGNPLRDLREGWTEFVARSWVWVVVLGFLLINFAYVSSVNVLGPVVADETIGRTAWGLVLAAQTAGMVLGALVALRIRVRRLLLLGVLCMFADVLLLLGLAWVPSVAVLLVAAVVAGLAVEQFSVAWETSMQQNIPADRLARVYSYDALGSFLAIPLGQIASGPLAEQIGETSTLLVAAGIVFVAVLGMLADPGVRRLSVRLPDHTGPADPAESAGPTDFAGAPGPTGAPGSGEPPVPVGSPVPGAVPVPPSGRASAGRRD from the coding sequence ATGCCCATCCGCGACTCGGTGCGTACCCGCGATTCGGCGCTGGCGCCGCTGCGGCACCGGCCCTTCCGCTTCCTGGCGATCGGGCGGGCCGCCACCATGCTCGGCAACGCGGTCGCACCGATCGCGCTGGCGTTCGCCGTACTCGATCTCACCGGCAGCGTCCGCGACCTCGGCCTGGTGGTCGGCGCGCGGTCGCTTACCCACGTGCTCTTCCTGCTCTTCGGCGGGGTGCTGGCCGACCGGCTGCCCCGGCAGGCGGTGATGGTGGTCTCCTGCACGCTCGCCGCCGCCACCCAGGCGGCGGTCGCGGCGTTGGTGCTGACCGGCACCGCGACCATCCCGGCGCTGATCGCGCTCAGCGCCCTCAACGGCGTACTGGCCGCCTTCGCCTGGCCAGCCGCTGCCGCGCTGGTTCCGCAGACCGTGCCGGCCGAGCTGCTCCAGTCGGCCAACGCGCTCAACCGGCTCGGCGCCAACGCGGCGATGATCGGCGGCGCGTCGCTCGGCGGCGTGCTGGTCGCCGGCGTCGGACCGGGCTGGGGCCTGGCGGTGGACGCCGCCACCTTCGCGCTGGCCGGGCTCGCCTTCGCCGGAGTACGGGTGGCGCCGGTCGCCCGCCGTGTCGCTGCCGAACGCGGCAACCCGCTGCGGGACCTGCGGGAGGGTTGGACCGAGTTCGTCGCCCGCTCCTGGGTCTGGGTGGTGGTACTCGGCTTCCTCCTGATCAACTTTGCCTACGTCAGCTCGGTGAACGTGCTCGGCCCGGTGGTGGCGGACGAGACGATCGGCCGGACCGCCTGGGGGCTGGTGCTCGCCGCCCAGACCGCCGGGATGGTGCTCGGGGCGCTTGTCGCCCTCCGGATCCGGGTACGCCGGCTGCTCCTGCTCGGCGTGCTCTGCATGTTCGCCGACGTGTTACTGCTGCTCGGGCTGGCCTGGGTGCCGTCGGTCGCCGTGCTCCTGGTTGCCGCCGTGGTCGCCGGGTTGGCCGTCGAGCAGTTCTCGGTCGCCTGGGAGACCTCGATGCAGCAGAACATCCCCGCCGACCGGCTCGCCCGGGTCTACTCCTACGACGCGCTCGGCTCGTTCCTGGCGATCCCGCTCGGCCAGATCGCGAGCGGTCCACTGGCCGAGCAGATCGGCGAAACGTCGACACTGCTCGTCGCCGCCGGGATCGTCTTCGTCGCGGTGCTCGGCATGCTGGCCGATCCCGGCGTACGCCGGCTCTCGGTCCGACTCCCCGACCACACCGGGCCCGCAGATCCCGCAGAATCCGCCGGGCCGACAGACTTCGCCGGGGCGCCCGGTCCGACCGGGGCTCCCGGTTCCGGCGAGCCACCGGTGCCGGTCGGCAGCCCGGTGCCGGGGGCTGTGCCGGTGCCACCGTCCGGCCGGGCGTCGGCCGGCAGGCGTGACTAG
- a CDS encoding helix-turn-helix domain-containing protein, with product MSLGVDGPDGPQGDATTTADGAPDPTARLRALAHPVRLRILSLLTASAFTAAEIARELDLTHANASYHLRHLLAAEVIEVAGEERIRGGVAKRYRYDASRDFDWKQRRDAETAPGAADGETTPDHRLVYAALATELRRRAERVRRGPGNFLTDAEFWVDDDTWDEVRNTIAEASARLHAAAKAPRTPGTSRVSATVALFRMED from the coding sequence ATGTCTTTGGGAGTTGATGGCCCGGACGGACCTCAGGGCGACGCCACAACCACCGCCGACGGTGCGCCGGACCCGACCGCCCGACTGCGGGCGCTGGCCCACCCGGTCCGGCTGCGGATCCTGTCCCTGCTCACCGCGTCGGCGTTCACCGCCGCCGAGATCGCCCGCGAGCTGGACCTGACGCACGCCAACGCCAGCTACCACCTCCGGCACCTGCTCGCCGCCGAGGTGATCGAGGTGGCCGGCGAGGAACGGATCCGGGGCGGCGTCGCCAAGCGCTACCGCTACGACGCGTCCCGCGACTTCGACTGGAAGCAGCGCCGGGATGCGGAGACGGCGCCGGGAGCGGCCGACGGCGAGACCACCCCGGACCACCGGCTGGTCTACGCCGCGCTCGCCACCGAGCTGCGCCGCCGGGCCGAGCGGGTCCGGCGCGGCCCGGGGAACTTCCTCACCGACGCCGAGTTCTGGGTCGACGACGACACCTGGGACGAGGTCCGGAACACCATCGCCGAGGCGTCGGCCCGGCTGCACGCCGCCGCCAAAGCACCGCGCACACCCGGCACCTCCCGGGTCAGCGCCACCGTCGCGCTCTTCCGGATGGAGGACTGA